A genomic segment from Candidatus Poribacteria bacterium encodes:
- a CDS encoding TonB-dependent receptor, with protein MKLEPIEVIGVTPIHGVGLPKDKVPANIQTANSAAVDAFQSLDLTEFISRNLGSVHINEAQNNPFQPDVRFRGFTASPLLGLPQGLATYQDGTRVNELFGDTVNWDVIPQSAIASINLMSGSNPLFGLNTLGGALSLKTKTGFTHPGHGVKVYGGSFTRRAAEFSSGGHNQRLSYFLSGNFFAEDGWRDFSPSEVRQLFGNIGWKENASTLDLSLTLADNELLGNGALPIDLLNTERNAVFTHPDRTENNMLMANLRGSHAWSDNLILASTVYYRRNNVETFNGDDTDFEPCEDPENEGFLCVGEDADQARIKDQFGNDVRLSENGYDADDEEIEIDDADDEETEIDDEDNDDDDEGGFNATNNTSQTRQGGYGATLQVAFTSPIASRENQLIVGASFDRGGALFNSETELASLTPDRGTVGSGIFESESFVDVETTVQNMGIYGTNTFSITPRLHLTLSGRYNSTEIILRDQIGVELNGDHTFGRFNPAAGLTYQFHNLLSFYGSYSEASRVPTPVELTCADPEAPCKLPNAFVADPPLDQVITKTWETGVRGELGGLAWNADFFRATSFDDLIFISSGALTNEGYFENVARTLRQGVELNIGGSFFNRLQGLLNYTYISATFETDLTVSSPNHPEADGGEIEVEQGDRIPGVPQHNLKADVTFAVTDALSLGANVLINSSQVFRGDEGNLIDQIPGYGIVNLRGRYTFWGNISVFAKVNNLFDDRYETFGLFGEADEVLGDEFEDARFLSPGAPRAAWIGLEAIF; from the coding sequence GTGAAATTAGAACCAATTGAGGTTATTGGTGTGACACCGATCCACGGTGTTGGACTTCCGAAAGATAAAGTGCCTGCCAATATCCAAACAGCGAATAGTGCCGCGGTTGATGCTTTCCAGAGTTTGGACCTTACCGAGTTCATCAGTCGTAACTTAGGCAGTGTGCATATTAACGAGGCGCAAAACAATCCTTTCCAGCCTGATGTTCGCTTTCGCGGTTTTACGGCTTCTCCTTTGCTCGGATTACCCCAGGGATTGGCTACTTATCAAGATGGTACACGTGTTAACGAACTATTTGGTGACACGGTGAATTGGGATGTCATTCCGCAATCTGCAATCGCCAGCATCAACTTGATGTCTGGATCAAATCCGCTTTTCGGTTTGAACACACTTGGCGGTGCGCTCTCTCTGAAGACGAAGACCGGCTTTACACACCCCGGTCACGGCGTGAAAGTCTATGGCGGTTCATTCACACGCAGAGCCGCTGAGTTTTCGAGTGGGGGTCATAATCAGCGATTGAGTTATTTTCTCAGTGGTAATTTTTTTGCGGAGGACGGTTGGCGCGATTTCTCACCTTCTGAGGTCCGGCAGTTGTTTGGCAACATCGGTTGGAAAGAAAACGCTTCTACACTGGACTTGAGCCTGACGTTAGCAGATAACGAATTATTGGGCAACGGTGCATTACCGATTGATCTTCTTAACACGGAACGGAATGCTGTGTTTACGCATCCAGACAGGACAGAGAACAATATGCTCATGGCAAATTTGCGGGGCAGTCATGCGTGGTCGGACAACCTCATTTTGGCGAGTACGGTTTACTACCGGCGTAACAATGTTGAGACCTTCAATGGCGACGATACAGATTTTGAGCCTTGCGAAGATCCTGAAAATGAAGGTTTTCTATGCGTTGGTGAAGATGCAGACCAGGCGCGTATAAAGGATCAGTTTGGAAACGATGTCCGTCTTTCTGAGAACGGTTACGATGCGGACGACGAAGAGATTGAAATTGATGATGCGGATGACGAAGAGACTGAGATTGATGATGAGGATAACGACGATGATGACGAAGGTGGGTTCAACGCTACAAATAATACGAGTCAGACGCGTCAAGGCGGCTATGGAGCAACCTTACAGGTAGCCTTCACGAGTCCTATCGCCAGTCGTGAAAATCAACTCATTGTTGGCGCGAGTTTTGACCGTGGTGGGGCTCTGTTCAATTCCGAAACCGAGTTGGCAAGTCTGACCCCGGATCGAGGAACGGTAGGTAGCGGTATCTTTGAAAGCGAATCTTTTGTGGATGTTGAGACCACGGTTCAGAATATGGGTATCTACGGGACGAACACCTTTTCTATCACACCGCGCCTACATCTCACGCTGTCTGGACGCTATAACAGCACTGAGATTATATTACGGGATCAAATTGGTGTCGAACTCAATGGGGACCACACTTTTGGTCGCTTCAATCCAGCGGCGGGTTTAACCTATCAGTTTCATAATCTTCTTTCCTTCTATGGCAGCTACAGTGAAGCGTCGCGTGTGCCTACGCCTGTGGAGTTGACGTGTGCAGATCCTGAAGCCCCCTGTAAATTGCCCAACGCTTTCGTTGCCGATCCGCCGTTGGATCAGGTGATAACGAAGACGTGGGAGACGGGAGTACGGGGTGAATTAGGGGGGCTCGCATGGAACGCCGACTTCTTTCGGGCGACGAGTTTTGATGACCTTATCTTCATTAGCAGTGGCGCATTGACCAACGAAGGCTATTTTGAAAACGTTGCACGAACCCTCCGTCAAGGTGTTGAGCTAAATATCGGAGGTAGTTTCTTTAATCGCTTACAGGGGTTGCTTAACTATACTTACATTTCAGCGACTTTCGAGACCGATTTGACGGTCAGCAGCCCCAACCACCCTGAAGCAGACGGCGGCGAAATAGAAGTCGAGCAAGGCGACCGCATTCCTGGGGTCCCGCAACACAACCTCAAGGCGGATGTGACGTTTGCTGTAACAGATGCGCTGTCTTTGGGTGCGAATGTCCTTATCAATTCCAGCCAGGTTTTTCGTGGCGACGAGGGAAATTTAATCGATCAGATTCCAGGTTACGGCATTGTGAATCTGCGTGGTAGGTATACGTTTTGGGGTAATATTTCTGTATTTGCTAAGGTGAACAACCTTTTTGATGACCGGTATGAAACCTTCGGTCTCTTCGGGGAGGCGGACGAGGTGTTAGGAGACGAATTCGAGGATGCCCGTTTTCTGTCTCCGGGGGCACCCCGCGCTGCATGGATTGGACTTGAGGCAATTTTTTAA
- a CDS encoding alpha-amylase family glycosyl hydrolase: MFGTQRDFKNRIAEYQSSLVGIKHLHQLSPMRPKPNRPITVHVTTSGGIAYDSVRCWMNANGEETIFKLTPSESIWNRLEWRYVRHWYGEIPPQPNGAIVHYKIGGHVLGSNNWVFADNQARVLSEATEFAISVDDYDTPLWVRDAVIYHIFLDRFYPGDGAPWKKPTNLSGFFGGTLRGAIQKLDYIQSLGCNAVWLSPLFASPTHHGYDATNYYTVEPRFGTNAELIELIEKAHQRDMRVILDFVANHWSNHHPTFQAAQRDPNSEYRGWYTWQRWPDEYTSFFGVKGMPQLNLKHKPASDYLLECAQHWLRKGVDGYRLDYAPGPPHTFWADFRQACKTVNPDAFLFGEVVSHSEAIASYVPHFDGCLDFLLADALRETFVLETSTLLEFEAFLAAHETYFPKDFALPAFLDNHDMTRILYLAGEDKAKVRLAALVLFTLPAPPVIYNGTETGVSQRNPLGRFEEARLPMSWGDEADRDLLGYFRRLGALRKQFSVLASGLRKIVHLNVQKGTYAYLRTSETDSILIALNTSRRSQTIDLPISLGHHRDSKTAPALEDRLNGNPVTVSEDSISISLPAQSGAFIV; encoded by the coding sequence ATGTTTGGCACGCAAAGAGATTTCAAGAACCGTATCGCCGAATATCAAAGCAGTTTGGTAGGTATCAAACACCTTCATCAATTATCGCCAATGCGTCCGAAGCCGAACCGACCAATTACTGTCCATGTAACGACCTCCGGTGGCATCGCTTACGACTCAGTTCGTTGTTGGATGAATGCAAATGGTGAAGAAACAATATTCAAACTCACGCCAAGTGAATCGATATGGAATAGACTTGAATGGCGATATGTCCGCCATTGGTACGGAGAAATTCCGCCGCAACCAAACGGAGCAATAGTGCACTATAAGATTGGTGGACATGTTTTGGGTTCAAATAACTGGGTCTTCGCCGATAACCAAGCGCGAGTCCTTTCGGAAGCAACAGAGTTTGCGATTTCGGTGGACGATTACGACACCCCGCTCTGGGTCCGGGATGCTGTTATCTATCACATCTTCCTTGATCGATTCTATCCGGGGGACGGCGCACCGTGGAAGAAACCAACAAACCTCTCTGGGTTTTTTGGTGGCACGCTTCGCGGGGCAATTCAGAAACTTGACTACATTCAATCGCTCGGTTGCAATGCTGTGTGGCTCTCACCGCTCTTTGCAAGCCCGACCCACCACGGCTACGATGCAACAAATTATTACACTGTTGAACCCCGATTCGGTACGAACGCAGAACTGATAGAACTCATTGAAAAAGCACATCAGCGCGACATGCGTGTTATCCTTGATTTTGTCGCCAATCATTGGTCGAACCATCATCCGACGTTTCAGGCAGCACAACGCGATCCAAACAGTGAATATCGGGGGTGGTATACATGGCAGCGGTGGCCCGACGAATACACAAGTTTCTTCGGCGTGAAGGGGATGCCGCAACTCAATCTAAAGCATAAACCGGCAAGTGACTATTTACTGGAATGCGCACAGCATTGGCTACGCAAAGGCGTTGATGGCTATCGGCTTGATTATGCACCAGGTCCTCCACACACATTTTGGGCAGATTTCCGTCAAGCTTGTAAAACGGTGAATCCTGACGCTTTCTTGTTTGGAGAAGTGGTTAGTCATTCAGAAGCGATAGCGTCTTATGTTCCACATTTCGACGGGTGTCTTGACTTTTTGCTTGCGGACGCGCTGCGGGAAACTTTTGTTCTTGAGACTTCAACCTTATTGGAATTCGAGGCTTTTTTAGCCGCACACGAGACCTATTTCCCCAAAGACTTCGCACTCCCTGCTTTTTTAGACAACCACGATATGACGCGTATTCTCTACCTGGCGGGGGAGGATAAAGCAAAGGTGCGCTTAGCAGCATTGGTACTCTTTACACTTCCCGCACCACCTGTAATCTACAACGGTACGGAGACAGGAGTCTCACAACGGAACCCACTCGGGCGTTTTGAGGAGGCACGGTTGCCAATGTCGTGGGGGGATGAAGCGGACAGAGATTTATTAGGTTACTTCCGACGTTTGGGGGCACTACGGAAACAGTTTTCAGTGCTTGCTTCTGGTTTGCGAAAGATTGTTCATCTGAACGTTCAGAAAGGGACTTACGCGTATCTGCGCACTTCAGAAACGGATTCTATCCTAATCGCCTTGAATACGAGTCGGCGTTCTCAGACGATCGATCTCCCAATTTCATTGGGGCATCATCGTGATTCAAAGACCGCTCCTGCCTTGGAAGATCGCCTCAATGGAAACCCTGTGACAGTATCAGAGGATTCCATAAGTATTTCATTGCCAGCTCAAAGTGGAGCGTTTATCGTCTGA
- a CDS encoding Ig-like domain-containing protein produces MNTKPRNIAVLAVLTIACAWMAGCAGCNPEPVPMGMNPTQGPETGGTTVQITGEKFDMKNGVTVTFNGINAQSVTVPSETQITAVTPGGTAGQSVTVVVTNKGKPEVPVTLSQQFTYTDATPPTVTMNEPTDGTVFSEYEDSLDVMNSVSVSFSEPIDSNSVTVDVAVTKTEDSMSEPMDGTLSGTVTGSGDSVTFTSDMPMRAGRMYTVTVSGAADMAGNVLENSHSFSFSITSPEVLYKYHVREEDIQEDNGEAALKRIAARPEIFDNAEMWERLVTANQDAYIFDRTRLRAGQLLIIPRGRAWGDK; encoded by the coding sequence ATGAATACAAAACCCAGAAACATAGCCGTGCTGGCTGTCCTCACGATTGCCTGCGCGTGGATGGCAGGTTGTGCTGGCTGTAATCCTGAACCGGTACCCATGGGAATGAACCCGACACAGGGACCCGAAACGGGTGGGACAACCGTCCAGATTACCGGCGAAAAATTTGACATGAAAAACGGTGTGACTGTAACGTTTAACGGTATAAACGCTCAAAGTGTGACTGTCCCCAGTGAAACACAAATTACGGCAGTGACCCCCGGCGGCACGGCAGGGCAATCTGTGACTGTCGTTGTTACCAACAAGGGAAAACCTGAAGTACCCGTCACGCTCTCACAGCAATTTACCTATACCGACGCGACACCGCCGACTGTGACAATGAACGAACCGACAGACGGCACAGTTTTTTCTGAATACGAAGATTCACTCGACGTGATGAATAGCGTGTCTGTATCGTTTAGCGAACCGATTGACAGTAACAGTGTCACTGTGGATGTAGCCGTCACAAAAACCGAAGATTCGATGAGCGAACCGATGGACGGAACCCTGTCAGGCACGGTTACCGGAAGCGGGGATTCTGTGACCTTCACATCCGATATGCCGATGCGTGCTGGCCGTATGTATACCGTTACCGTCTCTGGTGCTGCTGACATGGCTGGCAATGTCCTCGAAAATTCACACAGTTTTAGTTTCAGTATCACCAGTCCTGAAGTCCTTTACAAATATCATGTCCGGGAAGAAGATATTCAGGAAGATAACGGTGAAGCTGCTCTGAAGCGCATCGCTGCACGTCCTGAGATTTTTGATAACGCTGAGATGTGGGAACGGTTAGTTACCGCCAACCAAGATGCCTACATTTTTGATCGGACAAGACTGCGTGCAGGACAGCTGCTAATTATTCCACGTGGGCGCGCTTGGGGCGACAAGTAA
- the yiaK gene encoding 3-dehydro-L-gulonate 2-dehydrogenase: protein MKRVPFQTLQDELYRVLASVGFTDERAMLCARLFAENQRDGVYSHGLNRFPGFVAGLESKQINFRVKPEKIESFGALERWDGKMGVGLVNAHFCMQRATELANIHGIGCVGLSNTNHWMRGGAYALQAAEAGHIGICWTNTTRLMPPWGSGEKKIGNNPMAIGIPREGGHILLDMAMSQYSNGKLEVLQLQGKELPLPGGYNTHGELTVDPGEILDSARALPIGYWKGSGLALVLDTMASLISGGQATHDIGKQGSEYAVSQVYIAMNAIGMMGQAALNEKVTAIIDDFHTSVPLDENESVRYPGEGMLRTRQESLEKGVLVDETQWQGLLKMNSS, encoded by the coding sequence ATGAAACGTGTGCCTTTCCAAACTTTACAAGACGAACTTTATCGTGTGCTCGCGAGCGTCGGGTTTACCGATGAGCGAGCAATGTTATGTGCAAGGCTCTTTGCTGAAAACCAACGGGATGGCGTGTACTCACACGGACTCAATCGCTTCCCCGGATTCGTCGCTGGACTGGAGAGTAAGCAAATTAACTTCCGAGTAAAACCAGAAAAAATCGAGAGTTTCGGGGCATTAGAACGGTGGGACGGCAAGATGGGGGTCGGGCTTGTTAACGCACATTTCTGCATGCAACGCGCAACGGAACTCGCAAATATCCACGGTATCGGATGCGTCGGGCTTTCAAACACAAATCACTGGATGCGAGGCGGTGCTTATGCTTTGCAGGCAGCAGAAGCCGGACACATTGGAATATGCTGGACAAACACAACCCGACTCATGCCGCCGTGGGGTTCTGGAGAAAAAAAGATTGGGAACAATCCCATGGCAATTGGTATTCCGAGAGAAGGTGGACATATTCTGCTCGATATGGCGATGAGCCAGTACTCAAACGGGAAGTTAGAAGTGTTGCAGCTGCAAGGAAAAGAATTACCTCTACCCGGCGGATACAACACCCATGGCGAGCTAACTGTTGACCCGGGCGAAATTCTTGACTCCGCGAGAGCCCTCCCTATCGGTTACTGGAAAGGGTCCGGATTGGCTTTGGTACTCGATACAATGGCATCCCTTATATCTGGTGGACAAGCCACACACGACATCGGAAAGCAGGGATCCGAATACGCCGTTTCTCAGGTGTACATCGCGATGAACGCCATTGGGATGATGGGACAAGCAGCTTTGAACGAGAAAGTAACAGCCATTATTGACGATTTCCATACATCAGTCCCCTTAGATGAAAATGAAAGTGTGCGATATCCAGGGGAAGGCATGTTACGGACACGACAAGAGAGCCTTGAAAAAGGGGTCCTCGTGGATGAGACACAGTGGCAAGGGTTGTTGAAAATGAACAGTTCTTAA
- a CDS encoding Gfo/Idh/MocA family oxidoreductase has product MSLRAGIVGCGGISRSHAGAHANLEGVDLVAMCDINREALNNRADEYEVSHRYTDYEEMFARETLDLVSVCTHAPLHAPIAIAAAQAGIHVLCEKPLSVDLETADKMLVACREAGVHLAVSHQFRFTPLFRHAKSLIDAGKIGELRSIREVGKGREAGFELMEMGVHYFDEMDFFLNGISWIQAHITYQGHDVTEADIMHSSELCKTDRRDNGIVAGDTMLVHIGGGNSAYGIMELYCREPRHGWMMGPHLLGSEGQLMIKPHPETGIDEMWYCPFDVSFAAHTPTWEQIELDASAFIISGKAWQSRHTIWSAKNIRDAIFNENQPELGGRNALTSLECVSATYVSHFSGTKVQLPLKERSHPLVKRLSIGVTN; this is encoded by the coding sequence ATGAGTTTACGAGCAGGGATTGTCGGTTGTGGCGGAATTAGTCGGAGTCACGCCGGTGCGCATGCGAACTTAGAAGGAGTGGACCTCGTCGCGATGTGCGACATAAACCGTGAAGCACTTAACAATCGCGCCGATGAATACGAGGTCTCACATCGATATACCGACTATGAGGAGATGTTCGCACGCGAAACACTCGATCTCGTGAGCGTCTGCACACACGCACCGTTACATGCACCGATCGCGATTGCTGCCGCACAAGCAGGTATCCACGTCTTATGTGAAAAGCCGTTGTCTGTCGATTTAGAAACAGCAGACAAGATGCTCGTGGCATGCCGGGAGGCAGGTGTGCACCTGGCAGTCAGTCATCAGTTCCGCTTTACACCGCTCTTCCGGCACGCGAAATCCTTGATTGACGCCGGAAAAATCGGCGAACTCCGCTCCATACGCGAAGTCGGCAAAGGACGCGAAGCCGGGTTCGAGTTGATGGAGATGGGAGTCCACTATTTTGACGAGATGGATTTCTTTCTCAACGGTATCTCTTGGATCCAAGCGCATATCACATATCAAGGACACGACGTGACGGAGGCGGACATTATGCACAGCAGTGAGTTGTGTAAAACCGACCGGCGTGATAACGGTATCGTTGCGGGGGATACGATGCTCGTGCATATCGGCGGCGGAAATAGTGCCTACGGCATTATGGAACTTTACTGCCGCGAACCTCGACACGGGTGGATGATGGGACCACACCTGCTCGGATCAGAAGGGCAATTGATGATTAAACCACACCCAGAGACCGGTATAGACGAAATGTGGTACTGCCCGTTTGATGTATCGTTTGCCGCACATACACCCACATGGGAACAGATAGAACTTGACGCATCAGCGTTCATAATCTCTGGAAAAGCGTGGCAGTCGCGCCACACCATCTGGAGTGCCAAAAACATACGAGATGCTATTTTTAACGAAAATCAACCGGAACTCGGTGGACGTAATGCCCTTACATCGCTTGAGTGCGTGAGTGCAACCTACGTTTCTCATTTCAGTGGAACAAAAGTACAACTACCACTAAAGGAGCGGAGCCATCCGCTTGTAAAACGTCTTAGTATAGGAGTCACAAATTAA
- a CDS encoding phytanoyl-CoA dioxygenase family protein, translating to MNTNQKQSTPLSPQQMDQWENDGYLLLKDVVPMSAINGVRDSFARVVDGIIRELKEDGIIEDEGTELPFETRFSQVAGEHANRFGRSWRNQVATSEIFDIHHAAPLVDAIGQLTGTDVIGHPVFNARPKLPGQQLTVVPWHQDSGYFGTVSETSLIPTAWIPLVPVDETNGCLQVVAGSHRLGVVNHHTEEREGKFLEVMDELIEDSRIVTCPMELGDALVFHNLTLHRSLPHTTSEMIRWAIDIRYLRDGDHPGTIYWKDPDFKWVIHSETQPVTPFTQWLEMW from the coding sequence ATGAACACCAATCAAAAACAGTCAACCCCATTATCGCCTCAACAGATGGATCAGTGGGAAAACGATGGTTATTTGCTCCTAAAAGATGTCGTTCCGATGTCCGCTATCAACGGTGTGCGGGACAGTTTTGCTCGCGTCGTAGACGGTATAATTCGCGAATTGAAAGAGGACGGAATTATTGAAGATGAAGGGACAGAACTCCCTTTTGAAACACGATTCTCACAAGTCGCAGGCGAACACGCCAACCGCTTCGGTCGTTCTTGGCGCAACCAAGTCGCGACCTCCGAAATTTTCGATATACACCACGCCGCGCCACTCGTGGACGCAATAGGACAACTCACAGGCACAGATGTCATCGGACACCCTGTTTTCAATGCCCGTCCTAAACTCCCCGGTCAGCAACTGACCGTCGTACCGTGGCATCAAGACAGCGGCTATTTTGGAACAGTCAGCGAAACTTCACTCATCCCGACTGCGTGGATACCACTCGTGCCAGTAGATGAAACCAACGGTTGTCTACAAGTGGTCGCAGGTTCACATCGGTTAGGCGTAGTCAATCATCACACAGAAGAACGAGAAGGGAAGTTTCTTGAAGTAATGGATGAACTCATCGAGGATTCTCGTATTGTCACGTGTCCAATGGAATTAGGGGACGCTTTAGTCTTTCACAACCTGACGCTTCACCGATCACTACCACACACCACAAGCGAGATGATCCGCTGGGCAATTGACATTCGATATCTTCGTGATGGCGATCACCCGGGCACAATTTATTGGAAAGACCCCGATTTCAAATGGGTTATCCATAGCGAAACGCAACCCGTGACACCCTTCACGCAATGGCTTGAAATGTGGTAA
- a CDS encoding fumarylacetoacetate hydrolase family protein, producing MKLTFFNDYQLGVLTEDGIVDINDALSGISYHTPQELIRMVIEDFDNLCPKIEDAVENGSAVDLDSVSLKAPVPRPGQLVCLAGNYIEPDSPSRGEFNAFLKSPTGIINTTDTVELPEADVTVFHFEPELAIVIGKTAKHLTEENALDCVFGYTQFIDVSARGLPGGFFLGKSWHTFAPMGPALVTADEVDDANALGVQLWINDGLQHDFSTNSMARFIPELLAEVTNVVTLEPGDVVSTGTHHEALTAVGDGDTVRLSVEGFGPELTVSVHDPLKRTTWRG from the coding sequence ATGAAACTCACATTTTTTAACGATTACCAACTCGGTGTCCTAACAGAAGACGGGATTGTCGACATCAACGATGCCCTCAGCGGCATCTCTTACCATACGCCGCAAGAACTGATACGAATGGTAATTGAGGATTTTGATAATCTATGTCCGAAAATAGAAGATGCCGTTGAAAACGGATCTGCTGTCGATTTGGACAGCGTCAGCCTCAAAGCACCCGTCCCGCGACCGGGGCAACTCGTCTGCCTCGCAGGGAACTACATCGAACCAGATAGTCCGTCTCGCGGCGAATTCAATGCCTTTCTGAAGTCTCCAACCGGCATCATTAACACAACGGATACAGTCGAACTGCCAGAGGCAGACGTAACCGTCTTCCACTTTGAACCGGAATTAGCGATTGTTATCGGTAAAACGGCAAAACACCTCACTGAAGAAAATGCGTTAGACTGCGTATTCGGGTACACGCAGTTCATTGATGTCTCCGCACGTGGATTGCCCGGCGGCTTCTTTTTAGGGAAAAGCTGGCATACGTTTGCACCGATGGGTCCCGCTCTCGTTACTGCTGACGAAGTGGACGACGCGAACGCACTCGGCGTGCAACTGTGGATTAACGACGGCCTGCAACACGATTTCTCTACCAATTCCATGGCACGCTTCATCCCAGAACTGCTCGCAGAGGTAACCAACGTGGTAACACTGGAACCGGGAGATGTCGTATCAACGGGAACACACCACGAAGCACTTACGGCAGTCGGGGACGGAGACACAGTCCGATTATCAGTAGAAGGTTTCGGCCCAGAGTTAACGGTGTCCGTACACGACCCTCTAAAACGGACAACATGGCGCGGTTAG